DNA from Helicobacter sp. 11S03491-1:
CATAACTTCCATTTGCAACCGCTGAAGCAATGACTTTAGAAATCACTCTGGCAGCTTTATTAGGTGTAAATTCCAAACTTGCAATTGCCAATTCAGCATTCATACCCTGAATTTCTCCGGCAATTAATCTGGCCTTGGTTGGAGAAAGTCTTATATATTTTAATAATGATGTGCTCATCTCTTCTCCTTATTTGCCTATTTTTTTCTGGACACTGCCTTTGTGTCCCTTAAAAGTTCTGGTAGGAGCAAATTCACCCAACTTATAACCTACATGATTTTCTGTAATATACACAGGAATGAAAATCCTACCGTTATGGACATTGTAAGTTATCCCTATCATTTCAGGAGAAATAGTGCTTCTTCTGGACCAAGTCTTAATAGGTTTATTGTCTTTAGCTTCTTTGGCTTTTATTGTTTTTTTCATCAAATGATCATCAATAAAAGGACCTTTTTTAATTGATCTTGCCATTTTTATATCCTTATTTTTTCTTTTTAGAAATAATCAAACGATCGCTAGCTTTTTTGCGTCTGGTTTTATAACCCTTAGCCGGAGTTCCCCAAGGCGATACAGGATGACCGCTTGATCCGGTTTTTCCTTCTCCACCTCCATGGGGGTGATCAACGGGATTCATAGCGCTACCTCTTGTTTGTGGTCGGATACCTCGATGACGATTTCTACCTGCTTTCCCGATTGAAATATTGATAAAATCCTCATTACCTACCACACCAATAGTTGCCATACATTCTTCAAGAATATATCGCATTTCTCCACTTGGCATTCTGATAATTGTATATTTCCCTTCTCTACCCATAATCTGAGCGCTTGTGCCGGCACTTCTGGCGAGTTGTCCCCCTGCGCCGGGGTGCATTTCAATATTGTGGATAATTGTCCCTACCGGGATACTCTTTAATTTCATTGCAAAGCCCGTTTTAATATCCAACCCTGCCTCTGCTGCAATCACTACATCTCCTACATGCAAACCATTTGGATGCAAAATATATCGTTTATCTCCATCAGGATAAGAAACCAAAGCAATCCTGCAGTTTCTATAAGGATCATATTCAATTCCAAGCACCTTGCCTTCAATATTATATTTATTTCGTTTGAAATCAATAATTCTATAAAGTTTTTTAGCCCCGCCTTCTTTGTGCCTGCTGGTAATTCTTCCGTTATTATTTCTACCTGCACTGACAGGAAGTTTGATTAATAATTTTCTCACACTTGGTTTAGAAGTAATGTCTGCTGAACTCAAACCGGACATAAATCTTCTACCGGGTGTATAGGGTTTATAAGTTTTTATTGCCATTTTCTACTCTCCTTATACAGCAAGCGAATCAATCTTCGCACCTTCCGGGACTTTTACATAAAACTTTTTAAAAGCATTTCTCTGTCCCAATCTCCCCTTAAAACGCTTGATTTTGCCATCTTGTTTCAAAGAATTCACACGCAAAGGAGTGAAACCAAAATAATCCTTGAAAACTTGTTTTAGCTGATTTTTGGTAACTTTGCTTGAAGTCTGAACAACCATAATACCACTCTCTTGAAGAGATAAAGACTTCTCTGTATAGAGCATTGCTTTAATATCAGTTATATCTGCCATTGTAACCTCCCTTATTTCGCGGACTGAATGATTTCATCAAAAACAGCCTTTTCTATCACTACAGAATTAAAAGCTGCAACCAAATAAGCATTCATTTCATTGGCATCTGCCAAATAACATTTTTTCAAATTTCTAAAAGCCAAAAAAGTAGCTTCATCACTCATTTGAGAGACAAATAATGTATTCCTCTCATTGATTGTCTTAAACATATGATAAGCATCTTTTGTTTTACCGCTGCC
Protein-coding regions in this window:
- the rplB gene encoding 50S ribosomal protein L2 codes for the protein MAIKTYKPYTPGRRFMSGLSSADITSKPSVRKLLIKLPVSAGRNNNGRITSRHKEGGAKKLYRIIDFKRNKYNIEGKVLGIEYDPYRNCRIALVSYPDGDKRYILHPNGLHVGDVVIAAEAGLDIKTGFAMKLKSIPVGTIIHNIEMHPGAGGQLARSAGTSAQIMGREGKYTIIRMPSGEMRYILEECMATIGVVGNEDFINISIGKAGRNRHRGIRPQTRGSAMNPVDHPHGGGEGKTGSSGHPVSPWGTPAKGYKTRRKKASDRLIISKKKK
- a CDS encoding 50S ribosomal protein L23; translation: MADITDIKAMLYTEKSLSLQESGIMVVQTSSKVTKNQLKQVFKDYFGFTPLRVNSLKQDGKIKRFKGRLGQRNAFKKFYVKVPEGAKIDSLAV
- the rpsS gene encoding 30S ribosomal protein S19 → MARSIKKGPFIDDHLMKKTIKAKEAKDNKPIKTWSRRSTISPEMIGITYNVHNGRIFIPVYITENHVGYKLGEFAPTRTFKGHKGSVQKKIGK